The following are from one region of the Euleptes europaea isolate rEulEur1 chromosome 11, rEulEur1.hap1, whole genome shotgun sequence genome:
- the C11H7orf57 gene encoding uncharacterized protein C7orf57 homolog, giving the protein MRNTNKEPRGPSNRYAPCDWYYHVPLKRSEEPVNSEVPPQPTSQIPGLGDFGDPHSEITFGGRRKWIKDTDSEYVKLAKQGGRPDLLRHFTPTPRKMSLGSYAAPDWYTHHGKPPADDSKSRVSAMPDYMVHEEFKTDQPASYEPKRGPFDFDMKSVWQRDAEDKENKEKKEENGIQVEVSSSNTKEEIKLPAITPRYPHRTPQPITAKEFHGGNRLYFPPMPAHKKNEPVNFSKLISSGYGDEWLQQRDEWEKKNSQPNDSLLPSEYQKKIEKRQKARKHTLSYKRKPRSQSGPETGTQHKKPLFKLRIFRDTPARINTNRQ; this is encoded by the exons ATTGGTACTATCATGTACCTCTGAAGCGATCGGAGGAGCCGGTTAACTCTGAAGTTCCACCACAACCAACATCCCAGATCCCCGGTCTTGGTGATTTTGGAGACCCTCACAGTGAAATTACCTTTGGGGGACGAAGGAAGTGGATCAAAGACACCGACTCAGAATATGTGAAGCTAGCAAAGCAAGGAGGCCGACCTG ATTTATTGAGACATTTTACACCTACCCCCCGAAAAATGTCCCTGGGGTCCTACGCTGCACCCGACTGGTACACACATCATGGCAAACCTCCGGCTGATGACTCTAA GTCGCGGGTTTCAGCAATGCCGGACTACATGGTCCATGAGGAGTTTAAGACCGATCAACCTGCCAGCTACGAGCCTAAAAGGGGGCCTTTTGATTTTGATATGAAAAGTGTTTGGCAAAGAGATGCTGAAGACAAAGAGAACAAGGAGAAAAAAGAG GAAAATGGAATACAAGTTGAGGTCTCTTCCAGCAACACTAAAGAAGAA ATAAAACTTCCTGCTATAACACCAAGGTATCCACACAGAACGCCACAACCTATTACAGCTAAAGAATTCCATGGAGGAAACAGGCTTTACTTTCCCCCAAT GCCTGCTCACAAAAAAAACGAACCTGTCAACTTCAGTAAACTGATCAGCAGTGGTTATGGAGATGAGTGGCTCCAGCAACGCGATGAGTGGGAAAAAAAGAATTCCCAGCCTAACG ATTCTCTTCTTCCAAGTGAGTAccagaagaaaatagaaaagaggCAGAAAGCTAGGAAACATACATTGTCATACAAAAGAAAGCCTAGATCCCAATCTGGACCTGAAACGGGTACCCAGCATAAGAAGCCACTCTTCAAACTCCGAAT ATTCAGAGACACCCCAGCCAGAATCAACACAAACAGACAATGA